Proteins encoded within one genomic window of Drosophila gunungcola strain Sukarami chromosome 2R unlocalized genomic scaffold, Dgunungcola_SK_2 000079F, whole genome shotgun sequence:
- the LOC128256972 gene encoding protein takeout, with translation MLSYWRCIDFGLLLLWLLALCPYAHSKLPSTIRPCVRDDPQLERCIINAVYQIRPLLVHGNLGEGYKTPPLEPLSLDNIELGRSSQFQAVFTDLEANGGSNFIIDRLIAKPLDISYDLWITLPRIDFRGKYSLHLNLLLLDIQGRGNMQGYCENAKASVKMRGSRYLRNGKDYVKFTKMTMRINFKDFKLNLENLFNGDRILGDVGNSLINNNQELYLNEIVPGLEHGLSKKFLDVANEILATATFDEMFPPGRTVINPITYPSRSPLSGLGPAIFEPRVSIQNPEGGILDELPRIQNH, from the exons ATGCTTTCCTATTGGCGTTGCATAGATTTtgggttgttgctgttgtggttATTGGCGTTGTGCCCCTATGCCCATTCAAAGTTGC CGTCGACAATCAGACCATGTGTCCGAGATGATCCTCAATTGGAGCGTTGTATTATCAACGCTGTTTACCAAATAAGGCCACTACTAGTTCACGGAAATCTGGGGGAAGGCTATAAAACGCCTCCATTGGAGCCCTTGTCCCTAGATAATATCGAACTAGGACGGAGTAGCCAGTTTCAAGCTGTGTTTACCGATCTCGAGGCCAATGGAGGGAGTAACTTTATTATTGATCGCCTTAT TGCCAAACCGTTAGATATATCGTATGACCTTTGGATTACTCTTCCGCGCATCGACTTTAGAGGAAAGTACTCATTGCACCTCAACTTGCTGCTTCTAGACATACAAGGAAGGGGGAACATGCAGGGATATTGTG AAAATGCAAAAGCATCTGTTAAAATGCGGGGCTCTCGCTACCTACGAAATGGTAAAGACTATGTAAAGTTTACCAAAATGACCATGCGCATTAATTTTAAGGACTTCAAATTGAACCTGGAAAACCTTTTCAATGGAGATCGGATTTTGGGAGATGTCGGAAACAGCCTCATCAACAATAATCAGGAATTATATCTAAACGAGATTGTGCCAGGATTAGAGCACGGCCtatcaaaaaagtttttagatGTGGCAAATGAAATCCTTGCCACTGCGACCTTTGATGAAATGTTCCCGCCTGGAAGGACTGTTATCAACCCGATTACATATCCGTCACGTTCACCATTATCGGGTCTCGGTCCAGCTATATTTGAACCTCGTGTGTCTATCCAAAACCCCGAAGGTGGTATTTTAGATGAATTACCGCGTATACAGAACCACTAG
- the LOC128256948 gene encoding MORN repeat-containing protein 3, whose protein sequence is MGTCLERYFCPNKPVCSSDRRATFYYPGGGSYSGYWLCNEHQGWGVKKTAVRTSQYYLGKKQPQGQLVYEGHWVMNKRHGVGSMLRKRGTDVQLIYSGRWYDDMKCGEGKQFYPDGCVYFGKWLRNRRHGLGVQWYKDGRIYAGEWEADFRHGLGVLFYANGNRYEGHFARGYKNGEGVFYHMHTGQIQKGMWENDNVKTSIMQDDPKIRCNLAVTPYPIPRNYLKYPNEIMRELFKNYKIFSDKPHRRFNDKVSLDFIHHHRKYASFEERFASPTILDLYPGAEFACTCDCEQVARNESNVTQI, encoded by the exons ATGGGTACCTGTTTGGAACGTTATTTTTGCCCTAATAAACCTGTGTGCAGCTCAGATAGAAGAGCCACTTTCTACTATCCTGGAGGTGGGTCCTACTCAGGATATTGGTTATGCAACGAACACCAGGGTTGGGGGGTTAAGAAGACGGCAGTGCGAACTTCTCAGTATTATTTGGGTAAGAAGCAGCCCCAAGGTCAGCTTGTCTACGAGGGTCACTGGGTGATGAACAAGCGGCATGGAGTCGGATCAATGCTACGCAAGCGTGGGACTGACGTACAGTTGATATATTCGGGAAGATGGTACGATGACATGAAGTGTGGGGAGGGCAAGCAATTTTATCCCGACGGGTGCGTCTACTTCGGAAAATGGCTGAGAAACCGACGCCACGGACTGGGCGTTCAATGGTACAAAGATGGGAGAATCTATGCGGGCGAGTGGGAAGCTGATTTCCGACACGGCTTGGGCGTATTGTTCTACG CTAATGGCAATAGATACGAAGGACACTTTGCACGAGGATATAAAAATGGTGAGGGAGTATTCTACCATATGCACACGGGTCAAATCCAGAAAGGAATGTGGGAAAACGATAATGTCAAGACATCGATCATGCAAGATGATCCCAAAATACGATGCAATCTTGCTGTAACGCCGTATCCGATACCTCGAAACTATCTTAAATATCCCAACGAAATTATGCGggaactttttaaaaattataaaatttttagcGATAAGCCTCATCGTAGATTTAATGACAAAGTCAGTCTTGACTTTATTCACCATCACCGAAAATACGCTTCCTTTGAAGAACGCTTCGCGTCGCCAACAATTTTAGACCTCTACCCTGGTGCTGAATTTGCTTGTACTTGTGACTGCGAACAGGTTGCCAGAAATGAATCCAATGTTACTCAGATTTAG